From the genome of Solidesulfovibrio carbinolicus, one region includes:
- a CDS encoding peptidase U32 family protein, which produces MTEAKKPEILAPAGDPYSFLAAVAAGADAVYCGLKHFSARMLARNFSTSELAALAEMARGRNVRTYVAINTLLKPDEADKAGRLISRLAADVGPDALIVQDLGVAAVARQAGYKGELHLSTLANVSSPSGLATLPAYSFSRVVLPRELTVDEMREMAEAAPKDLSLEAFVHGALCYNVSGRCYWSSYLGGKSGLRGRCVQPCRRIYDHRGQKGRYFSCQDLSLDVLTKALLTIPEITAWKIEGRKKGPHYVYHTVAAYKLLRDAADDASAKKMAASFLEQALGRPGTNYNFLPQRPKNPIDTKERTGSGMPAGKLTRGIKSGQWNLSTRVGLMPGDLLRVGFEDEPGHRVVKVTRTVPKGGRLTLTFDASESRPESGIPVFLIDRRDPALAAKIAPLEAALDKIAPREAKPSEFVAKLPKPAKPFRSEPLSLSVWRHPDMRKEKSPFGVWISTHRAQNLPLGRAAMVWWWLPPVIWPDEESEFRSLIAAIVSRGGKRFVLNAPWQTGLFPDGAKGLDFWAGPFCNVANPLALGELARNGFYGAFVSPELSGEELLGLPKTSPLHLGVVAKGAWPLGLSRVLSGEVKTCLPVISPKEEAFWAVKYDRTYWLYANWEVDLYRHREALVRAGYCVFVDLREPLPKEVNRRDRTSHFNWEIGLL; this is translated from the coding sequence ATGACCGAGGCGAAAAAGCCTGAAATCCTTGCCCCAGCGGGTGATCCCTATTCGTTTCTGGCGGCCGTGGCCGCCGGGGCCGACGCCGTCTACTGCGGCCTCAAACATTTCTCCGCCCGCATGCTGGCCCGCAACTTTTCCACCTCCGAGCTGGCCGCACTGGCCGAAATGGCCCGGGGCCGCAACGTGCGCACCTACGTCGCCATCAACACCCTGCTCAAGCCCGACGAGGCCGACAAGGCCGGACGCCTGATCTCGCGCCTGGCCGCCGACGTCGGACCCGACGCGCTCATCGTCCAGGACCTGGGCGTGGCCGCCGTGGCCCGGCAAGCCGGCTACAAGGGCGAACTGCACCTGTCCACCCTGGCCAACGTCAGCAGCCCGTCGGGTCTGGCCACCCTGCCCGCCTACTCTTTCTCCCGGGTGGTGCTGCCGCGCGAACTGACCGTTGACGAGATGCGCGAGATGGCCGAAGCCGCGCCCAAGGACCTTTCCCTGGAAGCCTTTGTCCACGGCGCGCTGTGCTACAACGTCTCGGGGCGCTGCTACTGGAGCAGCTACCTCGGCGGCAAGTCGGGCCTGCGCGGCCGCTGCGTCCAGCCCTGCCGGCGCATCTACGACCACAGGGGCCAGAAGGGCCGCTATTTCTCCTGCCAGGACTTGAGCCTGGACGTGCTGACCAAGGCCCTGCTCACCATTCCCGAGATCACGGCCTGGAAGATCGAGGGCCGAAAGAAAGGCCCGCACTACGTCTACCATACCGTGGCCGCCTACAAGCTGTTGCGCGACGCCGCCGACGACGCCTCGGCCAAGAAAATGGCCGCGAGCTTCCTGGAGCAGGCCCTGGGCCGGCCCGGCACCAACTACAACTTCCTGCCCCAGCGGCCGAAAAACCCCATCGACACCAAGGAGCGCACCGGCTCGGGCATGCCCGCCGGCAAGCTCACCCGGGGCATCAAAAGCGGCCAGTGGAACCTGTCCACCCGGGTGGGCCTCATGCCCGGCGACCTGCTGCGGGTGGGCTTCGAGGACGAACCCGGCCACCGCGTGGTCAAGGTGACCCGCACCGTGCCCAAGGGCGGCCGGCTGACGCTGACCTTCGACGCCTCCGAAAGCCGACCTGAGTCCGGCATCCCGGTCTTTTTGATCGACCGCCGCGACCCGGCCCTGGCCGCCAAGATCGCGCCCCTGGAAGCCGCCCTGGACAAAATCGCCCCGCGTGAGGCCAAGCCGTCGGAATTCGTCGCCAAGCTGCCCAAGCCGGCCAAGCCGTTTCGCAGCGAGCCGCTGTCCTTAAGCGTGTGGCGGCACCCCGACATGCGCAAGGAAAAAAGCCCCTTTGGCGTGTGGATCTCCACCCACCGGGCCCAGAATCTGCCCCTTGGCCGGGCGGCCATGGTCTGGTGGTGGCTGCCGCCGGTCATCTGGCCCGATGAGGAAAGCGAATTTAGAAGCCTCATCGCCGCCATCGTCAGCCGGGGCGGCAAACGCTTCGTCTTAAACGCCCCCTGGCAGACCGGCCTGTTCCCGGACGGAGCCAAGGGCCTGGACTTCTGGGCCGGCCCGTTTTGCAACGTTGCCAATCCCCTGGCACTGGGCGAACTGGCCCGAAACGGCTTTTACGGCGCGTTTGTTTCGCCGGAGCTGTCGGGCGAGGAACTGCTTGGCCTGCCCAAGACCTCCCCGCTGCACCTGGGCGTCGTGGCCAAGGGCGCCTGGCCCCTGGGGCTGTCGCGGGTGCTCTCGGGCGAGGTCAAGACCTGCCTGCCCGTCATCAGCCCCAAGGAAGAGGCGTTCTGGGCCGTCAAATATGACCGCACCTATTGGCTTTACGCCAACTGGGAAGTGGACCTCTACCGCCACCGCGAGGCCCTGGTGAGGGCCGGCTACTGCGTCTTCGTGGACCTGCGCGAGCCGCTGCCCAAGGAAGTCAACCGGCGCGACCGCACCAGCCACTTCAACTGGGAAATCGGGTTGCTGTAA
- a CDS encoding pyridoxal phosphate-dependent aminotransferase, producing the protein MKLVTEQMEQFLSGGAWIRKIFEHGLELKKQYGEDAVCDFSLGNPDLPPPAVVGECLAELAEQADKPFAFGYMPNPGYPAVRAALAEHLSKEQGIAIAAEDLLLTCGAAGGINCFFRAVLTPGDEVICPNPYFVEYGFYAGNSGGVLKPVATKPDFDLDIAAMEAAITPRTRVVLINSPNNPTGMVYSKETLTELAAMLTRASAGRERPIYLLADEPYRFLAYDGADVPSVLPLYPYSLVIGSFSKNLSLPGERVGYVVVSPLMEGREQLVAGLVFANRILGFVNAPAVGQALLLRALGQEVDRGIYERRRAAMAGVLTRAGYEFIMPRGAFYFFPKSPDADELVFLDRLAKERVLAVPGRGFGMPGYFRLAFCVDEAVINRSEAGFARAIRG; encoded by the coding sequence GTGAAACTGGTCACCGAGCAAATGGAACAATTCCTGTCCGGCGGCGCCTGGATCCGCAAGATTTTCGAACACGGGCTGGAGCTCAAAAAACAATACGGCGAAGACGCCGTGTGCGACTTTTCGCTGGGCAACCCCGACCTGCCGCCGCCGGCCGTGGTCGGCGAGTGCCTGGCCGAGCTGGCCGAACAGGCGGACAAGCCCTTTGCCTTCGGCTACATGCCCAATCCCGGCTATCCGGCCGTGCGGGCCGCCCTGGCCGAGCACCTCTCCAAGGAGCAGGGCATCGCCATAGCCGCCGAGGATTTGCTTTTGACCTGCGGCGCAGCCGGCGGCATCAACTGCTTTTTCCGGGCCGTCCTCACTCCGGGCGACGAAGTCATCTGCCCGAACCCGTATTTCGTGGAATACGGCTTCTACGCTGGCAATTCCGGCGGCGTCCTCAAACCCGTAGCCACCAAGCCCGATTTCGACCTGGACATCGCGGCCATGGAAGCGGCCATCACCCCGCGCACCCGGGTGGTGCTCATCAATTCGCCCAACAACCCCACCGGCATGGTCTACAGCAAGGAGACGCTCACCGAACTGGCCGCTATGCTGACCCGGGCCTCGGCCGGCCGCGAGCGCCCCATTTATCTGTTGGCCGACGAACCCTACCGGTTTTTGGCCTACGACGGGGCGGACGTCCCCTCGGTGTTGCCGCTGTATCCCTATTCGTTGGTCATCGGCTCGTTTTCCAAGAATCTGTCCCTGCCCGGCGAGCGGGTGGGGTATGTGGTCGTGTCGCCGCTCATGGAAGGCCGGGAGCAGCTCGTGGCCGGGCTGGTTTTCGCCAACCGCATCCTGGGCTTCGTCAACGCGCCGGCCGTGGGCCAGGCCTTGCTGCTGCGGGCCCTGGGCCAGGAAGTGGACCGGGGCATCTACGAGCGCCGCCGGGCGGCCATGGCCGGAGTGCTGACCCGGGCCGGCTACGAGTTCATCATGCCGCGCGGCGCGTTCTATTTCTTCCCGAAGTCGCCCGACGCCGACGAATTGGTCTTTCTGGATCGTCTGGCCAAGGAACGCGTCCTGGCCGTGCCGGGACGCGGTTTTGGGATGCCGGGCTATTTCCGGCTGGCCTTCTGCGTGGACGAAGCGGTCATCAACCGTTCGGAAGCGGGGTTTGCCCGGGCCATTCGGGGCTAG
- a CDS encoding YkgJ family cysteine cluster protein, whose protein sequence is MPVLSLRRVREAAPRLPWLTALIEACSILDQGVARAIAGSRRTPACGPECHACCSQLIPVSTIEAQGLRWFALSHLRGDAALAVGRALLAQRQEPCPFLVDGVCAVYPLRPLACREYIVFGSPCLAGERPDVSRPHDVLPLPRIAQLQAFTVLLPFYGVIDSDAREAALQNRLVLRDTRLLQQLDWQGLGAALCGNNH, encoded by the coding sequence ATGCCTGTGCTGTCCCTGCGGCGGGTACGTGAAGCCGCCCCGCGTCTCCCCTGGCTCACGGCGCTGATCGAGGCCTGCTCCATCCTTGATCAGGGCGTGGCTCGGGCAATCGCGGGCTCAAGGCGTACGCCGGCTTGCGGCCCTGAATGCCATGCCTGTTGCAGCCAACTTATACCGGTCTCCACCATCGAGGCGCAGGGGCTGCGGTGGTTTGCCCTGAGCCATCTGCGCGGCGACGCGGCGTTGGCGGTGGGGCGGGCGCTTTTGGCGCAACGCCAGGAGCCTTGTCCGTTTCTTGTGGATGGCGTCTGCGCGGTCTATCCGCTGCGGCCCCTGGCTTGCCGGGAGTACATTGTTTTTGGCTCGCCCTGTCTGGCGGGGGAGCGTCCCGACGTGTCCCGGCCTCATGACGTTTTGCCGTTGCCGCGCATCGCCCAATTGCAGGCTTTTACCGTGTTGTTGCCCTTTTACGGGGTCATTGACAGCGACGCCAGGGAGGCGGCGCTGCAAAACCGATTGGTGCTGCGCGACACCCGGTTGTTGCAGCAGCTCGACTGGCAGGGGCTTGGCGCGGCGCTTTGCGGAAATAATCATTGA
- a CDS encoding RNA recognition motif domain-containing protein — MSKKLYVGNLPFSTNEDEIRDLFAAYGDVTSVKLIVDRETGRLRGFGFVEMASDGADAAMQGLNGKDFGGRDLRVNEAEERQPRAGGYNDRPRRNSW, encoded by the coding sequence ATGTCCAAGAAACTCTATGTCGGCAATCTGCCCTTTTCCACCAACGAAGACGAAATCCGCGACCTGTTCGCCGCCTACGGCGACGTGACCTCGGTCAAGCTGATCGTGGATCGTGAAACCGGCCGTCTGCGCGGTTTCGGTTTTGTGGAAATGGCTTCCGACGGCGCCGACGCCGCCATGCAGGGCCTTAACGGCAAGGACTTCGGCGGCCGCGACCTGCGGGTCAACGAAGCCGAAGAGCGCCAACCCCGCGCCGGCGGCTACAACGACCGTCCCCGTCGCAACAGCTGGTAG
- the ffh gene encoding signal recognition particle protein, with protein sequence MFDSLTDRLEDVFRKIRGQARLTEENVQTALREVRLALLEADVNFKVVKDFVERVRERAVGQDVLKSLNPGQQVVKIVHEELIEILGGQATDLDLSGSPSVIMVVGLQGSGKTTTCAKLALKLRREFKRKPYLVPADVYRPAAIDQLHKLASQLDIEAYPSTPDQNPVAICAAALAEAKRTGHDVVLLDTAGRLHIDETLMDELAAIKAGCAPGEILFVADAMTGQDAVTVAAAFNERLDVTGVVLTKMDGDARGGAALSVRQVTGKPIKLVGTGEKVSDLELFYPDRAASRILGMGDILTLIEKAQTDVDADEAAEMERKLRKAQFTLEDFRTQMRRIKKLGSLEGLLKLIPGMSQVRKQLGDVQMPEKEMARVEAIINSMTKAERDNPKLINTSRRERIAKGSGVTVLEVSQLLKNFTQMQKMMQRMMGGKGMPSMPKMPPGMKMPGMPPGGMPGMPGMGGMGGMPGMPPGMGGMGGAPAPSKAAIESARAAAKKKKEQRKKRKKR encoded by the coding sequence ATGTTCGACAGCCTTACAGACAGACTCGAAGACGTTTTCCGCAAGATCAGGGGCCAGGCCCGGCTGACCGAGGAAAACGTCCAGACCGCGTTGCGCGAAGTGCGTTTGGCCCTGCTTGAGGCCGACGTCAATTTCAAGGTCGTCAAGGACTTCGTCGAACGCGTCCGGGAACGGGCCGTCGGCCAGGACGTGCTCAAGAGCCTCAATCCCGGCCAGCAGGTGGTGAAGATCGTCCACGAGGAACTCATCGAGATCCTCGGCGGGCAGGCCACCGACCTCGACCTGTCCGGTTCGCCCTCCGTCATCATGGTCGTGGGCCTGCAGGGCTCGGGCAAGACCACCACCTGCGCCAAGCTGGCCCTGAAGCTGCGCCGCGAATTCAAGCGCAAGCCCTATCTGGTCCCGGCCGACGTCTACCGCCCGGCGGCCATCGACCAGCTCCACAAGCTCGCCTCCCAGCTCGACATCGAGGCGTATCCGTCCACCCCGGACCAGAACCCGGTGGCCATCTGCGCCGCCGCCCTGGCCGAGGCCAAGCGCACCGGCCACGACGTGGTGTTGCTGGACACCGCCGGCCGCCTGCACATCGACGAAACCCTCATGGACGAGCTGGCCGCCATCAAGGCCGGCTGCGCCCCCGGGGAAATCCTTTTCGTGGCCGACGCCATGACCGGCCAGGACGCCGTCACCGTGGCAGCCGCCTTCAACGAGCGCCTGGACGTCACCGGCGTGGTCCTGACCAAGATGGACGGCGACGCCCGGGGCGGCGCTGCCCTGTCCGTGCGCCAGGTCACGGGCAAGCCCATCAAGCTCGTGGGCACGGGCGAAAAGGTCTCCGATCTGGAGCTTTTTTATCCCGACCGGGCCGCCTCGCGCATCCTGGGCATGGGCGACATTCTCACGCTCATCGAGAAAGCCCAGACCGACGTCGACGCCGATGAAGCGGCCGAGATGGAGCGCAAGCTGCGCAAGGCCCAGTTCACCCTGGAAGACTTTCGCACCCAGATGCGCCGCATCAAAAAGCTCGGCTCCCTGGAAGGGCTATTGAAGCTCATTCCCGGCATGTCCCAGGTGCGCAAGCAGCTCGGCGACGTGCAGATGCCGGAAAAGGAGATGGCTCGGGTCGAGGCCATCATCAACTCCATGACCAAGGCCGAGCGCGACAATCCCAAGCTGATCAACACCAGCCGCCGGGAACGCATCGCCAAGGGTTCGGGTGTGACGGTCCTGGAAGTCAGCCAGTTGCTGAAAAATTTCACCCAGATGCAAAAGATGATGCAGCGCATGATGGGCGGCAAGGGGATGCCCTCCATGCCCAAGATGCCGCCTGGGATGAAGATGCCCGGAATGCCCCCGGGCGGGATGCCGGGAATGCCCGGCATGGGCGGCATGGGCGGAATGCCTGGGATGCCGCCGGGCATGGGCGGCATGGGCGGGGCGCCCGCGCCGAGCAAGGCCGCCATCGAAAGCGCCCGGGCCGCCGCCAAGAAGAAGAAAGAACAACGGAAAAAACGGAAAAAACGCTAG
- the rpsP gene encoding 30S ribosomal protein S16, producing MAMKLRLTRMGCKKRPFYRIVAMNSETRRDGRALEYLGYYNPMVDPAEIKVDGDKVRAWLARGAEPTDTVRALLQKAGV from the coding sequence ATGGCCATGAAACTGCGCCTGACCCGCATGGGTTGCAAGAAGCGCCCGTTCTACCGCATTGTCGCCATGAATTCCGAAACCCGCCGCGACGGCCGCGCCCTGGAATACCTGGGCTATTACAACCCCATGGTTGACCCGGCCGAGATAAAAGTGGATGGTGATAAAGTACGGGCCTGGCTGGCGCGCGGCGCCGAGCCCACGGACACCGTGCGCGCCCTGCTCCAGAAGGCGGGCGTCTAG
- a CDS encoding KH domain-containing protein has protein sequence MLKDLIEYVAKSLVDNPDQVHVSEIEGEQTSVIELKVAKEDLGKVIGKQGRTARAMRTILGAASTKARKRSVLEILE, from the coding sequence ATGTTGAAGGACTTGATCGAATACGTGGCGAAATCGTTGGTGGATAATCCGGACCAGGTGCACGTGTCGGAGATTGAAGGCGAGCAGACCTCGGTCATCGAACTCAAGGTGGCCAAGGAAGATCTCGGCAAGGTCATCGGCAAGCAGGGCCGCACGGCCCGGGCCATGCGCACCATCCTCGGCGCGGCCTCCACCAAGGCCCGCAAGCGCTCCGTCCTGGAAATCCTCGAATAA
- the rimM gene encoding ribosome maturation factor RimM (Essential for efficient processing of 16S rRNA): MAASKYIIVGVVARPHGVRGELVVDSHADSPTYFARGSTLRLSPPSDPGRGRDYVVRAARPHQDRILITLDNVPDRTAAEALRGLAMCVTADRLVAAAEDEVFLHDLPGLRVRLADAAPTDPDLGVIEDVRDHGGPEIWVIRDAKGREILFPATDDFVPDVDLDAGVVTIDPPPGLLDIYLVDE, encoded by the coding sequence ATGGCCGCAAGCAAATACATCATCGTGGGGGTGGTTGCCCGCCCCCACGGCGTCCGGGGAGAACTCGTCGTGGACAGCCACGCCGATTCCCCAACCTACTTCGCCCGAGGTTCGACCCTGCGCCTGTCGCCGCCGTCGGACCCCGGGCGCGGCAGGGACTATGTGGTGCGCGCCGCCCGGCCCCACCAGGACCGCATCCTCATCACCCTGGACAACGTCCCGGACCGCACCGCCGCCGAGGCCCTGCGGGGCTTGGCCATGTGCGTGACGGCCGACAGGCTCGTCGCGGCCGCCGAAGACGAGGTGTTTCTCCATGACCTGCCCGGCCTGCGGGTGCGCCTGGCCGACGCCGCGCCAACCGACCCCGACCTCGGGGTCATCGAGGACGTCCGCGACCACGGCGGACCGGAAATCTGGGTCATCCGCGACGCCAAGGGCCGCGAGATCCTCTTTCCCGCCACCGACGACTTCGTGCCGGACGTCGACCTCGACGCCGGCGTCGTCACCATCGACCCGCCCCCGGGGCTGCTCGACATCTACCTCGTGGACGAGTAG
- the trmD gene encoding tRNA (guanosine(37)-N1)-methyltransferase TrmD, which yields MQFNVLTIFPEFFDSFLSCGLMAKAVEAGVVAVARVNPRDYAADRHHTVDDRPYGGGPGMVMGLPTMVAALRALPAPGKILMLSPAGKPLTQAMAAELAQEPSLTLLCGRYEGIDARIFELFDVTPVSVGDFVLSGGESAAACLMEAVARLVPGFMGKDASADEESFSAGLLEYPHYTRPEVFEGLPVPPELLTGNHAAIAAWRRRRSLETTLARRPDLFDATPLSPEDADFLKGTPRRRSGRNCHIGLVHGPVLLKDGSVGTVSLTNLDVHDIARVSRTYGLGGFEVVTPLRDQLALAGRIVEHWRAGPGARSNPDRAKALSLVRLHETLDAALAAVSAEHGRPAALVATSARGPATLSFKAAREMMATRPMLVVLGTGHGLAEDVLERADGVLPAIRPFSDYNHLSVRAAAGILVDRLIGDAL from the coding sequence ATGCAGTTTAACGTGTTGACGATCTTCCCGGAATTTTTCGATTCCTTCCTCTCCTGCGGGCTGATGGCCAAGGCGGTGGAGGCGGGCGTCGTGGCCGTGGCGCGCGTCAACCCCCGCGACTACGCCGCCGACCGCCACCACACCGTGGACGACCGGCCCTACGGCGGCGGCCCGGGCATGGTCATGGGCCTGCCCACCATGGTCGCGGCCCTGCGCGCCCTGCCCGCGCCGGGAAAAATCCTCATGCTCTCGCCGGCCGGCAAGCCGCTGACCCAGGCCATGGCCGCCGAACTGGCCCAGGAGCCGAGCCTGACGCTGCTGTGCGGCCGCTACGAAGGCATCGACGCCCGCATTTTCGAGCTTTTCGATGTGACCCCGGTGTCCGTGGGCGATTTCGTGCTCTCGGGCGGCGAATCCGCCGCCGCCTGCCTCATGGAGGCCGTGGCGCGGCTGGTGCCGGGATTTATGGGCAAGGACGCCTCGGCCGACGAGGAGAGCTTTTCCGCCGGCCTGCTGGAATATCCGCATTACACCCGGCCCGAGGTCTTCGAGGGGCTGCCCGTGCCGCCGGAACTGCTCACCGGCAACCACGCCGCCATAGCGGCCTGGCGGCGGCGGCGCTCGCTGGAAACCACCCTGGCCCGCCGGCCCGATCTTTTCGACGCCACGCCGCTGTCTCCCGAGGACGCCGATTTTTTAAAGGGAACCCCGCGCCGCCGGTCTGGGCGCAACTGCCATATCGGCCTTGTCCACGGCCCGGTGCTCCTCAAGGACGGCTCTGTGGGCACAGTGTCTTTGACAAATCTCGACGTCCACGATATAGCGCGCGTTTCCCGTACCTACGGTCTGGGCGGGTTCGAGGTGGTGACCCCGCTTCGTGACCAGCTGGCCCTGGCCGGGCGCATCGTGGAGCATTGGCGGGCCGGCCCTGGCGCGCGCTCCAATCCGGACCGGGCGAAGGCCCTGTCCCTGGTGCGGCTGCACGAGACCCTGGACGCGGCCCTGGCGGCGGTTTCGGCCGAACACGGCCGGCCGGCGGCCTTGGTCGCCACCAGCGCCCGGGGACCGGCCACGCTGTCGTTTAAGGCGGCGCGGGAGATGATGGCGACGCGTCCCATGCTGGTGGTCCTGGGCACGGGCCATGGCCTGGCCGAGGACGTGCTGGAGCGGGCCGACGGGGTGTTGCCGGCGATCCGGCCGTTTTCGGATTACAACCACCTGTCGGTACGGGCAGCGGCCGGCATCTTGGTTGATAGGCTGATCGGCGATGCCCTGTAA
- the rplS gene encoding 50S ribosomal protein L19 — MNVIEQLEREQMRMDIPAFRPGDTIKVHLRIIEGEKERIQVFQGAVLRLRKGGVDSTFTVRKVSDGVGVERVFPMHSPFIERIEVVAQGKVRRSRLYYLRALRGKAARIKTRTAWD, encoded by the coding sequence ATGAACGTGATTGAACAGCTTGAACGCGAACAGATGCGCATGGACATTCCGGCCTTCCGTCCCGGCGACACCATCAAGGTGCACCTGCGCATCATCGAGGGCGAAAAAGAGCGCATCCAGGTCTTCCAGGGCGCGGTGCTGCGCCTGCGCAAGGGCGGGGTGGACTCCACCTTCACCGTGCGCAAGGTTTCCGACGGCGTGGGCGTGGAGCGCGTGTTTCCCATGCACTCGCCGTTTATTGAGCGCATCGAAGTGGTTGCCCAGGGCAAGGTCCGCCGCAGCCGCCTGTACTACCTGCGCGCCCTGCGCGGCAAGGCTGCCCGCATCAAGACCCGCACCGCTTGGGATTAA
- a CDS encoding ribonuclease HII: MTETAQGRLVAGVDEAGRGCLAGPVAAGAVILPEVYDLPGLTDSKKLTPAKREALAPAIKAQALAWAVAFVWPGEIDRINILQATYAAMAKALAHLRLLPGLACIDGNKTIPQARLGLLAGTLRQECVIGGDASVPAISAASILAKTARDRLLDLYDRRHPGYGFAAHKGYGVAVHLDALRRLGPCPIHRLTFRGVLPDKTPRQLGLPGL, translated from the coding sequence ATGACTGAAACCGCGCAAGGCCGGCTCGTGGCCGGCGTGGACGAGGCCGGGCGCGGTTGTCTGGCCGGGCCGGTGGCCGCCGGCGCGGTCATCCTGCCCGAAGTTTACGATCTGCCGGGCCTGACCGATTCCAAGAAGCTCACCCCTGCCAAACGCGAGGCCCTGGCCCCGGCCATCAAGGCCCAAGCCCTGGCCTGGGCGGTGGCCTTTGTCTGGCCAGGCGAAATCGACCGCATCAACATCCTGCAAGCCACTTACGCGGCCATGGCCAAGGCCCTGGCCCATTTGCGCCTGCTCCCCGGGCTGGCCTGCATCGACGGCAACAAGACCATTCCCCAGGCGCGGCTGGGCCTTCTGGCCGGAACGTTGCGCCAGGAGTGCGTCATCGGCGGCGACGCCAGCGTCCCGGCCATATCCGCTGCCTCCATACTGGCCAAGACGGCCCGCGACCGGCTTCTTGACCTCTACGACCGCCGCCATCCCGGTTACGGGTTTGCCGCCCACAAGGGCTACGGCGTGGCCGTCCATCTGGACGCCCTGCGCCGCCTGGGGCCTTGCCCCATCCACCGCCTGACCTTCCGGGGCGTGCTGCCGGACAAGACGCCGCGCCAGCTCGGCCTGCCGGGGCTTTAG
- a CDS encoding YraN family protein, producing the protein MTAKHLEFGREGEAAAEAHLVAKGFAVVARNYRARGGEVDLVCRDGDTVVFVEVKARGEGMRGRPEEAVTPAKRRRIVRAAAQFLSERGWWDRPCRFDVVAVESRSGHLTASHVADAFSLEDAGPGGGLFQPW; encoded by the coding sequence ATGACCGCCAAACATCTCGAATTCGGCCGCGAAGGCGAAGCCGCCGCCGAGGCGCATCTCGTCGCCAAGGGCTTTGCCGTCGTGGCCCGCAATTACCGGGCGCGCGGGGGCGAAGTGGATCTGGTGTGCCGCGACGGCGACACGGTCGTCTTTGTGGAGGTCAAGGCTCGCGGGGAGGGGATGCGCGGCCGGCCCGAGGAGGCGGTCACCCCGGCCAAGCGGCGGCGCATTGTGCGGGCGGCGGCGCAGTTTTTGTCCGAGCGCGGCTGGTGGGACCGGCCGTGCCGGTTTGACGTGGTGGCCGTGGAGAGCCGAAGCGGCCACCTGACGGCCAGCCATGTGGCCGACGCCTTCAGTCTTGAGGACGCCGGCCCGGGCGGCGGCTTGTTTCAGCCCTGGTGA